One window of Candidatus Phytoplasma solani genomic DNA carries:
- a CDS encoding metal ABC transporter solute-binding protein, Zn/Mn family, which yields MQKNKNKHKSIIITFLILAITVFILSIPIYAYFLREKKETNGTKMIVTTTTMLQDLVKHLIGDVEQGENQKYKKIKGIECQTLMGVGIDPHNYKTKLSDRLKIKNADLVVVNGLHLEAKMPDAFKLFTKKDCLYDAGKSLLENSKFKNKLLKEEGLEDYDPHIWFNPDLWIEIFQNLKKVLLEKEIVKTIEDKNILEQNFKFYSDDLGELKKYIIKEMEELKQKIENKGYKFIIVTAHDAFSYWKAFCKENKCEFELEPIQGISTQTEASNNKIVTLAQKLAKNNVKAIFTESSMPKNSLRSLKEEVDNQRKKQGLKGEIEIPKDVELYSDSLGKTENEEKFIDKNYKHSTYIGAFLNNIEIIKNYLGEKNYDE from the coding sequence ATGCAAAAAAATAAAAACAAGCACAAATCAATTATTATCACTTTTTTAATTTTAGCAATAACTGTTTTCATTTTGTCAATTCCTATCTATGCTTATTTTTTAAGAGAAAAAAAAGAAACCAATGGAACTAAAATGATAGTGACAACAACTACAATGTTACAAGATTTAGTAAAACATTTAATTGGTGATGTTGAACAAGGAGAAAACCAAAAATATAAAAAAATTAAAGGTATTGAATGTCAAACTTTAATGGGTGTAGGAATTGATCCCCACAATTATAAAACTAAATTATCAGATCGCCTAAAAATTAAAAATGCTGATTTAGTAGTTGTCAATGGACTTCATTTAGAAGCTAAAATGCCTGATGCTTTTAAATTATTTACCAAAAAGGATTGTCTTTATGATGCAGGCAAAAGTTTATTAGAAAATTCTAAATTTAAAAATAAGTTATTGAAAGAAGAGGGTTTAGAAGATTATGATCCTCATATTTGGTTTAATCCTGATTTATGGATTGAAATTTTTCAAAACTTAAAAAAAGTTCTTTTAGAAAAAGAGATTGTTAAAACAATAGAAGATAAAAATATTTTAGAACAAAATTTTAAATTTTATTCTGATGACTTGGGAGAATTAAAAAAATATATTATAAAAGAGATGGAGGAACTAAAACAAAAAATAGAAAATAAAGGTTATAAATTTATTATTGTTACTGCTCATGATGCTTTTTCTTATTGGAAAGCTTTTTGCAAAGAAAATAAATGTGAATTTGAGTTAGAACCAATTCAAGGAATTTCAACTCAAACTGAAGCTAGCAATAATAAGATAGTTACTTTAGCTCAAAAATTAGCTAAAAACAATGTTAAAGCTATTTTTACTGAAAGTTCTATGCCGAAAAACTCTTTAAGAAGTTTAAAAGAAGAAGTTGATAATCAAAGAAAAAAACAAGGACTAAAAGGAGAGATTGAGATTCCTAAAGATGTTGAATTATATTCTGATTCCTTGGGAAAAACAGAAAATGA